The genome window gatgttgtagttgtatttaccTAGGTAAAAATGGTATaagaaagttgtagataagttataaaaaATTTGTGTATTGTATAATTACTTGTATGAAATCTGTTTTTAGTTTATAGTATATTGTTATAGATGTATCATAAAGACGGACATACCACATTACACAAACCTTTCCTCTCTCTTCTTTCTTACTCCTCCATCAAAAGTAGCAATTCTTATAGAAATACAATATGTAAATATAGAAAATTACCTATACATTCCACCCAGATTATTGTATAGGTTTTATATTGTATATACATATTAACTGCGCATTATCACTCTCTGGTAATATGGTAAAAAAATCTTTTATCATCACCTCTCTCTgatattaatttatattttatttgtgcAATATAATCCTAGATTTGTGCAGTACATCGTAAATACATGCATTACGTAGCTGAGGATATGCTTTTTCTATTGGGTATTTAGATTAATTATTGTTTAGATATCAGAATATGGGATTTGATTGGAATAATTTGGTTGAATTTTGGTATGAAAATTAGCACCAAAGTTACAGTATCACTGGTTGGTTAGAGGATAGggaaagaggagagaaaaaaaggaaaaaagatgtAACTGAAACACTCAATTTAAGTTACTAATAATTGATTGTAAGGAAAACTtatttagggcgggtaatatacaaaacttggacaattttgataaataaatttcaaatattgtataggaaagAAAAAATCTCAATTTGAGCACTTCGCCCACTTCGAGAGGCCACTCTCCACAGGCCCAAAGTCGTGGCTCATCTCTAAGTCTAGTCACTTAACGGGCCTAAAGCAAAAGCCCAATAGTTTTAGTCTATTAGGCCCAACCTTAACAAGCGCAAAACTTCTTTTATCAAGCTTTCTCTCTAGACTAGACTGTAAAATCCACCATTATCGTTAGGGTTTAAGACCTTTTTCTTACACTCTTCTTCACAAACCTCATAAACGACATGACAACCTTAAACCCTGTCTGTTCCAAAACAAACCaaattcacaaacaattcaatcaCCATTTTAATCGTCCAATTTATGCTAAACCCATTTCTTGTCTCTCTTTCAGAACCCCACCCCCACCATTTTCCACCTCTTTCTTCTCCATGAAAGCCTCCTCTTCGCAAAACCCTAAACCCCTTATCCCTCAAAACCCTAATGAAAAATCCCAAAACCCATTCTCATTCCTCAAACTCACACTCGTTGCTACAGTTACTGCCACTGCCCTTATCTTTTCAAGATTCTATTTTTTCCCAAAACCTTCAATTTCTGCTCAGAATTTTGCTCCTCCTCCTGCTGCTGTGGAAACTGATACGAGAGAAGCAGTTTCAGAGGAGGAAAAAGAAAGGGCAATTGAGGAACACTTGGTTTCGAACCCGGATGACGTGGTAGCATTAAGGAATTTGATGGAAATTaagataaagaacaagaaaatGCTTGACGCTATTGGTATTATTGATAAGTTGATTGAAGTGGAACCGAATGAATCCGAATGGCCATTGATGAAATCCCATTTGTATGTTAACATTGGTGAGGTTGAATTGGCCAAAGTTGGGTTCAATGAGATATTAAAAAATGACCCTTTTCGCGTCGAGGCGTATCATGGGCTGGTTATGGCTGTGTCGCAAGATGAATCGATCGAAGATTTGAAGGGGATTGAGAAAAAGATTGAGCAGGGGATGAAGATGTGTAAAAAGGAGAATAAAAAAAGCGACTTGAGGGATTTTAAGCTATTGCTTGCACAAATTCGA of Nicotiana tomentosiformis chromosome 7, ASM39032v3, whole genome shotgun sequence contains these proteins:
- the LOC104103331 gene encoding protein SLOW GREEN 1, chloroplastic, translated to MTTLNPVCSKTNQIHKQFNHHFNRPIYAKPISCLSFRTPPPPFSTSFFSMKASSSQNPKPLIPQNPNEKSQNPFSFLKLTLVATVTATALIFSRFYFFPKPSISAQNFAPPPAAVETDTREAVSEEEKERAIEEHLVSNPDDVVALRNLMEIKIKNKKMLDAIGIIDKLIEVEPNESEWPLMKSHLYVNIGEVELAKVGFNEILKNDPFRVEAYHGLVMAVSQDESIEDLKGIEKKIEQGMKMCKKENKKSDLRDFKLLLAQIRVIQGKYEDALKVYGELVKEEPRDFRPYLCQGIIYTLLRKSNEAEKCFEKYRRLVPQGHPYARYFDENMIATKVFAQKVENERAGSKS